The DNA region CCGGGCCAATCACATCAAGAGGCTCCGCTTGTTCGGGTCGCACCTCAAGGGGACCGCGGGGCCTGAAAGCGACATCGACCTCTTGGTGGAATTCGAAGAAGGGCACGAACCCGGCTTGATCGGGATCGCTCGCCTGGAGCGGGAACTCTCGCCCTTTTTCGAGGGGCGACCGGTCGACCTGCGGACTCCGGCGGATCTGAGCCGCTATTTCAGGGACGAGGTACTCGCCAGCGCGGAAGAGCGATATGCGGGATGACGACGCGATTCGAATCCGGCACATGCTCGATGCGGCGAGAGAGGCCATCGGTTTCGCGAGCGGACGAACCTCGGAAGATCTGGCCCATGACCGCATGCTTCTGCTCTCGCTCGTCAAATGCGTCGAGATCCTCGGTGAGGCCGCAAGCAAGGTGACGGAGGCTACCCGCGAGTCGCTTCCGGAGATCCCGTGGCGCGACATCATTTCCATGCGGAACCGGTTGATCCACGGATATTTCGACATCGACACGACCGTCGTCTGGAAGACGGTGACGCTGGAACTTCCCCCTCTGGAACACGCCCTCGAAAAGGTTCTCCGGTAGCATTCTGAATATTAATGGTGCCCGGGGTGGGAATCGAACCCACACGGCTTATTCAGCCTCGGGATTTTAAGACCGGCCAGAAGGCACCGAGAGAAGTAGGCAGAAACAGGAAGAAGCC from Deltaproteobacteria bacterium CG2_30_66_27 includes:
- a CDS encoding nucleotidyltransferase; this encodes MVASTENLSGFCRANHIKRLRLFGSHLKGTAGPESDIDLLVEFEEGHEPGLIGIARLERELSPFFEGRPVDLRTPADLSRYFRDEVLASAEERYAG